DNA from Pelagibacterium nitratireducens:
GCGAGAAGCCGGTCGATTTCGTTCCACGCCTTCAGAGCGTCTTGGCCAGCTTCCCTACGACGGACACGCTCAAGCTGCTCATCCACTTTAGGGATTTCTTCGCGATCAATGCGACTGACAAGCTGCGTGCTGCCCGGCTTGAGCTGGTCAAAATGAACCCCATGTTCGTTGCCCAGCATGGCAGCAAATGCCTGCATGTACTTCGCCAGACGCCCCATGGGAATGGTTTTTGGCGAATAAGCTTTGATGTAGAGCGTGAGTGTTTTTTCGTCCGCCTTCATGGGCTCACCGCTCGCTCCAGGCTAATCTTCAGCCGCGAACCCGTCGCAGCAGCATAGCGTTGTAGCGCCTTCATCGAGGGACTGACCCGTCCACTTTCGAGCTTGGCGATATAGGACTGCGAGGTATGCATCCGCTCGGCCAGTTCCGTCTGCGTCAAGTCTGCCTCGCTCCGCGCACGGATCAGCGCCTCCGCGATCGAGAACTCCTCGGCGAGAGATTCATATTCAGCGCGCACATCGGCACGCTTCAGCAGATCCTTTTTCAGCTCGTTCAAGCTTGTCATCTCACATCCTTCGCTCGCTTCAGGGCGAGCTCGATTTCGCGGCGTGGGGTCTTTTGGGATTTCTTCACGAAGATCCTGACCACCACTACGCGCTTTGGTCTGGCAACGACATACAGAGCGCGGGATATGCCGTCCCTGCCCTTCATCCTGATTTCCCAAAGCGGCCCTTCCAGGTGCTTCACGTGGGGCTCGCGAACGCGCTCCAGCCCCAAAGACTGGATCAGCTCACCGATCCGCAGGAAGCGGGCAATCTGGTCAGCCGGCAAAGCTTCAAGCTCCGCCCGCACCGTGTCACTCAGGATTTCAATCTTCCATGAAATCAATATATCAAATCTGACGTAATAATGCAAGGGTGCTCATCAGATGCTAGACTCCAACAGCTCGATCTCCTCACCAGTCAAATCGAAAAGTCCATACACCAGCTCGTTGATACGGCGCTCATTGGCCTGGATCTCGGACGAAAGGCGCGCAATTTCTGCCTTGTCTCGGGCGATCCAGTCTTCCCAGTCGCTACGCTCGGACAGGGGGATATCTGCCTTCAGACACCTCTTGACCTCAGACCGGAATGCAGCGAAATCCGGCAAAAGCCACCACTTCTTGAGCTTGTTTGAAAGATTCGTGAACGCTCCAATAGGAGCGATATCCGGTATACGTCGTGTTGGGGCACGCTGCAGGACGTGGCGTCTTTCCGCTGCCGCTTGACAGGACTCAGCGATCGCGGCGATTTCGTTTTTCTGAGATTCAGAAGCAAGTGGAATAGGAAGCGACCTCAGATATTGGCTCTTCATCCGGAAGTATCCGCCCCTAGCTATTGTTGTTTCGCTCGTGAGTGCAAACCAAAGTACGTTGGAGCCGAGTAAAGCGGCCTCATAGTGGGAGGCGCCTTTCAAGCAAAAACACGTCATGTCGATGTAGCTTCCGCTATCAACGGAAAAGCTAGGACGGTTGGCGATGTCCCGGTACACAACTTTCGTGCCTGCATAAGTAGATTCAAACGCTGCTTGCGCCTGCTGCAGCTCAAACCATTCCTGCTTAGCAGCCCGCTGTTCCAGTCTAGACTTGAATTGGGAGAGTCGCTCTAGGATTGCGGGGTATTTTAGGACATCGATGGTTGACTTCGGGATGTATATAATGAAGCGTTCAGCCGACGCTACGTGCCACTGCTCCAACTCATTGCCAAAAATAATGGGCTTAATGAGGTCCGCAGAGTTCGGATCGGCGGCGACAAGCCGGTTTCTTTCTGTGCGGTCGATGACAAACGCCTCGTTACGCCCAGTTTTTATGCCAGCATACGGATCACCGTAAACATCACCCAATCGCTCCCGCCCTGTCCGGATCTTGCGCCGCAGCGACTGCAGCCCAGCCTCTTCCAGAGACCACGACCCAGAGGAAAGTGAAGACTGCGGATAAGTGGCCGCCCCTTTCTCAAAATTCGCACGAAAGTTAGATTCTGGTAGCGTGTCGACCGTCCAAAAACGAAGCGTGTGATCTTTTAAAGGGGCCTCGCGCCGCATGGTGAGGATGGCGGGATAGGTGGTCACCCCCTCAAAAACTTGCAGATCGCCAAAATAAACTACGGTTTCAATCGTTGCCTTCTGGCGCAGAAAATCGCGTAGCGGCCTACCAGAGCCCGTTTTGAAGAAAGACGATGACGAGATGTATCCAAGCCGACCTCCAGGCTTCAGCAGGTTGAGCCCGCGCTCGAAAAAGTAGCAGTAGAGATCCGCCCGATCCGACACCACCTCGAACCGTTTTTCTAGGTAAGGCTTCATCAGCTTAAGGTGCTCCATCCGCACATAGGGCGGATTGCCGAGCACGATATCGAAGCCACCTTCGGCCATGATTTGGGGAAAGGCGCTCGCCCAGGTAAACCCGTGCGAGAGATAGGCGAAATTGGAATCTTCGATCAGGCTGTCGCCCACCTTCAGATTGCCACCAAGACTGTCAAGCGGCTTGCCGCGACGAGCCGTTTTCACCCAAAGCGAAAGCTTCGCGATCTCGATGCTTTCGGCGTTCACATCGACGCCGAACAAATTGCTGGTGAGGATCTCACTGTCGGGGACGTAATTGAGAAGATCGCCCATATGCTCAGCCCTGGGCGCCAGCTCCTTGATCTTCTCATTCACGCGCAAGAGCTCGGCCTTCATGTAGTCGAAGGCCATCACCAGAAAAACGCCCGACCCGCAGGCTGGATCGACGATGCGCAGCGACTTCAGCCGGTCCCGATAGGCCTGCCATGCTTCCAGTTGCGCGCTCTTACGCTTCCACTTGATCGCCTCGTAATCAGCAAGGCTCGATCCCTTCTGCGCAAATTGCCTGACGATGCAGGCAAAGATCTCTTCCAGGTGCGTGCCGAGCGTTTGCTCGACGATGAAGCGAGCAATGTAGTCTGGAGTGTAGACGACACCGTCGCGCTTGCGGCGACCACTCGTTCCTGTTTTCTTTTCAGCTTCGACCTCATCACCGCGTGCTTCGGCTTGGAGACGTTCCACATCGGCGATCGATTGCTCAAAGATGTGCCCCAGAACGGTGACCGAGACTTCCGAGCTGAAGTCGTAGCCGCCGATATCTTTGAATTTCTCGCAAACCGCGTCGGGGATGTTGAGCTGATCGACGATGGGATCAGGGGCAAACAGTCCCCCATTGTACGGCGGGACATTCAGCTGATGATTGCCCTTGTCGATTGAGGTGAAGAGCCCTTTGAAATTATCCCAGATTGGGCGAGGATTGAAAGGATCGGAATGCTCGAATGCCTTTTCGAGAATGTGGCGTGGCAGGAGCCCTGTGTCCTCGGCAAAGGCCGTAAAGAGGATGCGGTCTAGGATGGTCTGCGCCGCTGCGATCGCGCTCAGACCGTCGAGAGATGGTAGTTCCTGGCGCACTGCCGCGATGAGGTCGCCGCGCAAGGATTTGTAGTCCGAATAAAGCGCGTCGGTAATGTCCTGGTCTTCGCGGCGGCTCTCCTTGAGCAGCGCGGCCGTTTGGCCGCTCAGCAGGTTCTCCGCCCCGAGCAGAAGCATAAATCGAGCATAGTGAGCCGGCTCAGTCAGCTTGGCGAGCTCGAAGTGCTCATAGGCTTGCGTGCCTTCGCCGAAGCCGTAGAGCCTGAGCTCAACATAGTTCGACACGACGACCCATTTCACACCGGGCGCGTTTGTGGCGTACTCCCACGCCTGCTGCACCGGACTCTTTGCCCGGCCAGGCATAATGGCATCGAGATCCTTGGTACGCGCTCCCTTGAGCTCGAAAGGTGCAAGGATCTGGGAACGCTGCGGCCCAAAATGACCAAGGGCCAGATCGACAGAACCGCTCAGGATCGACTGTTCTGAAGTCACCGTGTGGTCAGGGGACACGACGGCGCTGACATAGCCAAGCACACCCTCCACAATCTTGGCCTTGAAGTCGCCGTGAAGGGCCGTCTCCTTCAATCCGGTGATACGGCCCGAGCGGATGAGCTCACTCCACTCTTTCAGCAGGGCCTCGTGACTGGCAGGAAGACTGTCCGGGTAAGCAATATGGCGATCGAGCGTTTTGGGATTGAAGAGATGCATGCGCTTCCGATCACAACAGCCTTGGCTGTGGTTTGTTCCGGCCCGGGCTGATAGCGAGGCACCAAGATCTCGCCTTCGCGCGCGCGAGCTTGGGCAATATCACAATCGCACTGTATGTACATGAGCTGGGCGACGCGCGGCCATTCAGAAAAGCCGAAAATGCGGCGCGGATGAACCCAATCGCCTCGGCCGCCAGGGTCACGGACAGATCTAGTCGATCGAGCGCCAGCGCCCGGATGTAGTGCCCCAGGCAGCCCGGCCGCGCCAGCGCGGTTTCAGCACGAATTGCCACTATGTCCCTCCTGATGGGTGAATCACCTCTTGAAAGCATAGCTTTGGGGAAGCTGACAACATAGCCCATGTCAGCAACGGCGTGTTCCAGGGAGTCGGCGCCTAGATCGAGCGCGACAAAATCGAGGGTTCGAACGGTAAAACCATCCGCTCGAGAAGTGACCGACGCCACTCCAGAGCGCCCCCTGACCCATATTCCTGGCGTGAACGACGATGGCCAAAAAAGATTTCGCGCATTTCCCCGTCAATACCGGCTTCTTTCATCCGGTCTTCAAACGAGTGACGGATGCTGTAGAGGGTGTGTTTTGACGTTGGGACGAGGCCGTTCTCGCGCAGATACTTATTGATTGCAGCGCAGGCAGCTTCTTCCTTCTCCCGATAGCGGGGAAAACCGCTTGGATACATTTGAAATGCCAACAAAGCAGCGCCGACCAGCGGAATCTCGCGAATGGAGGCTGCGGTCTTCAATTCACGTGGCGCCTCCGGATCATCGCGCTCCACAAAGCTAATGTAGGGCACTGGGCCATCAAGGTGGATGTTGCTGGCATCGAGATTACAGGTCTCGCTCGGCCGCGCCCCCGTTTCGATGGTGACCAAAAGGATGGCCCGCGCCTCCTCGTTCAAGCCTTTGAGAGCGTCGGCTTTCAGAATCTTGTCCCGGATCCAGGCGGTCGGGAAAGGAGGCCGCTTGGCTTTCTTGCGCTCCTCAAAACTTAGTCCTGCGAATGGGTTGAGCTTGTTCTCCGCGCCCATGAAGGCATGATACTCGCGATAGATCTTTCGCAGCTCACCAATCTGCCGGTTGCCCGATGATGCAGTATGGGTTGGCTTCTTGCCTTTGTCGGCTGGAGCGATGCGCGCCAGCCAATAGCGATAGAATTTGTGCGCGTCGTCGCGGGTGATGTGCGAAATCGGCTTGTCCCCGACGATCTCGACAAAGTTGCGCACAGCCCGCTCGGGAATGACCCGCCATTTCCGCCTTTGCTGCGGCGACTTCGTCACCAGCTGAGATGCAGCAATATCGTTGATATAGACTTTAAGCGCTTGGGTCAGCGTCACGCTGGGCGTTGGCTCTCCACCCAGCACCGCCGTTTCGACTGCATGGGATGTCCGCGTATCAAGAATTGCCTCCATCCGCTCGGCCAACTCCTGCCAGCTTGCCTTGGCTTCGAGCTCGCCTGCAGGACGATAAGCAAAGCCGAGCGCCGCTGCCCGACGCACGGCGGCCTTGTGGCGCTTCAGAGCCGCTGACTCTTCCTCATCGCACAGAAACGATGCCCACAGGTCGTTGTCCGCCTTTTCCAAGGCATCGCGCATGACGCGGGCGACCGCCAAGTCGTGGGTCTTGAGCGAACTACGGATAACTGGAGCCCGCTCATCCTGCTCAGCCACCATGGCGGGAACGCGCCGAACATACTGCCAGCGGTCCCCGCGGCGCTGCAAAAAACGGTCGAGTTGAGAACCCCTGGGCACGCCATTCCTCTCCAATGTATCACGTTATAGGATCAAAATGTGTCACGAATTTCCGGGCAAGACAACCCAAAGTTGGCTGTGTACACCGAATTCCTTGGCCGTTACAGCGACATAGCAATTTTGCAAAGCTGGGAAAATGGAGCGGGTGAAGGGAATCGAACCCTCGTCGTAAGCTTGGGAAGCTTCTGCTCTACCATTGAGCTACACCCGCACGCGTCGGCGCTGATCGAGCGCTTGTGTGCTGCAAATCGGGACAATCGTCAAGGCAGATACGCTGGCCACTTCAGTGCCGGCTCCGATCTCCCAAAAAGTTTACCTTGGCGCTTTTCCAGTCATTTTAGCGCCTCTCGCCGCAATCCGATGAGCGATCTGATGATCTCGCAACGGCAATTGCGGCAAAAAATCGGCGCCGCGCTGTTGATATCGCGCTCTTGGGGGCCTATTGTCTTGATCAACATTCAATCTCTGCACGATGACCGGCCAGCCTTGATGTCGATTCTGGCCCGGTGTCTTTTTGTGTTCAACAGCTAAAGTGCGAATACAAAACGATATTTACAGTCTTCGCGTGCAAATTTTCAACAAGGAGACACATGGCAGTCAAATTATCGGTACGAAACGTCTTCAAGGTCTTCGGTGAAAAAACCGACGCCGCTCTCGAACTGCTCGAGAAAGGCAACTCCAAGGAAGACATTCTCGAGCAGACGGGCGCCACGGTGGGCGTGCAGGATGCGAGCTTCGATGTGGGCGAAGGCGAGATCTTCGTCGTCATGGGACTCTCGGGCTCCGGCAAATCGACCCTGGTGCGTATGCTCAACGGCTTGATCCCACCCACGTCGGGCTCGATCATGATCGATGGTGCGGACGTCGCCAGCTGCTCACAAGACGAGCTTCGCCGCATAAGGCGCGAAAAAATCACCATGGTGTTCCAGCACTTCGCTCTGTTTCCTCACTGGTCGGTGGCCGACAATGCCGCCTATGGACTGAAGGTGAAGGGAACCAAACCTGCCGAACGCCGCAAAAGAGCGCTCAAGGCGCTTGAACAGGTCGGGCTTACCGCTTGGGCTGACAGTCTGCCTGCCGAGCTTTCGGGCGGAATGCAGCAGCGCGTTGGCTTGGCGCGCGGTCTTGCGAACGGCCCTGAGGTGTTGCTGATGGACGAGCCATTCGGCGCGCTCGATCCGCTCATCCGCCGCGAGATGCAGGACGAACTGATCGAGCTTCAAAAGACGCTGAAGAAAACCATCGTCTTCATCACGCACGATCTGAACGAGGCTCTGCTGCTTGGTGACAAGATCGCCATCATGAAAGATGGCCGGTTCGTCCAGGTCGGTACGGCGCAGGAAATCGTTTCCAATCCAGCCGACGATTATGTCGCGGCCTTCGTGGCCGACATCGATCGCGGCCGCGTCTTCACCGCAGAGGACGTCTCGAACGATCCCGCGGCCATGAAGCTGGGCACCGACACGGCTGAGGACGCCATGCGCGCCATGGAGGATCTCAACCGCAACGCCCTCTACGTGGTCAACGACAAGAACATGATTGCCGGCGTGGTGACCTATCAGGATCTGGCTGCGGCGACGCTGAATCTGGAAGAACCGAATCCGGTTCTGGAAAAGGTCATGCTGACCGAATATCCCACCGTGGATGCCGATGTGCAGCTCAACGACCTGTACGGCGCGGCAAGCGGTGGACTTCCGATCGCCGTGACGGATAGCAAGGACCGCCTGGTCGGTGTCGTCGAACCGGAGGCTGTGTTCGCACAACTTTCCGGCGATGATGAAACCGTCCTCTCCGAGGCATCCGAAGCACCCCCGGCGCAAGATTCTGAAAAGGAGAGCGCAAATGTTTAGTCCCGGCGACCTCCTCATTATCCCTTTCGACGACTGGATCAATGATTTCGTCCGCGGCTGGCTGGTGCCGAACTTCCGGCCCTTGTTCCGCGCGGCGCAGGTTCCTATCACGCTGGTTCTCAACGCATTGGACGATTTCTTCAATTTCGTCCCCATGCTTCTGACCACCGCAGTCTTCTCCCTCGCCGCCTGGAAATGGGCTGGCAAGGGCATGGCAATTTTCACGATCATCGGCTTTTTCTTCATCGACATGATCGGTCTCTGGCCGGAAACCATGACGACGCTGGCCATGATCCTGACGTCGGTTTTCTTTTGCACGATCATAGGGGTGCCCGTCGGCATCCTGGCAGCCGGCTCGGACCTGCTATGGAAAATCGTGCGTCCGATTCTCGATATCATGCAGACGATTCCCTCCTTTGTGTACCTCGTGCCGATCGTCATGCTGTTCGGCGTCGGGATGGCGCCGGGGATCATCGCCACCATCATCTTCGCCCTGCCCCCGATCATCCGGCTGACCAATCTGGGCATTCGCAATGTACGCGGGGATCTGGTCGAGGCGGCTCATGCTTTCGGCTCCACACGATGGCAGATGCTGACTGATCTTCAGATTCCGCTGGCCTTACGCACCATAATGGCGGGCCTGAACCAGACGCTCATGCTCGCACTCTCGATGGTCGTTATTGCCGCCCTTATCGGCGCAGGCGGTCTCGGGCTCGTGGTCAACACCGGTCTTGGCCGGCTCGATGTGGGCGGTGCCACGGCAGGCGGCGTCGGAATCGTCATCCTCGCCATCGTACTGGATCGCATTACCCAGGGCCTCGGCGAGCAGAACCAGACCAACACCGTTTCGTTGCGCCAGGTACTCTCGAACCTGCTTCGCCTTCAGGGCAGCAAGCAGGCCGAACCAACCCGCAAGGCGGCCTGAGCTGCCGTTACCCAATGACGCGGTGGCTATGCGCCACCGCTTCTATCGTCCGGACTTTTCTGGACTTCGCAAGGCGGAATAATCCGTCGATTAAAACCAAAACCAAAGGAGACAAAAACATCATGTTCAGTCTCAAGAAAACTCTCGCCGGTCTGACTGCCGTTGCCCTTATGGGCGCTGCACCGGCTGCTGTCGTCGCCCAGGACATGCCGGGCGAAGGCGTTACGGTCAATATGGCTCAGGCGACCTGGGATACCGGTTGGTTCCACGCCGAAATCTATCGTCAGCTCATCTCCGAGCTGGGCTATGACGTGCCCCAGATCACCACGCTCGACAATCCGCCGTTCTATCAGACGGTCGCGCAGGGCGACATGGATCTGTGGGTCAATGGTTGGTTCCCGCTGCACAACACCTACGAAGACACGTTCAGCAACGGCGCTGAGCTTGTGGGTGCTGTCGCCGAAGGCGGCGCGCTAGAAGGCTATCTGGTCAACGCCTCTGCGGTTGAAGAGTTTGGTATTACCTCGCTCGAAGATTTCAAACGTGACGAAGTCAAGGAAGCCTTTGACCGCAATGGCGACGGCATGGCCGACATGGTTGCCTGTCCTCCGGGCTGGGGCTGCGAGATCAACATCGAGCACCACATGGATGCCTATGATCTGCGCGACCACATCAACCCGATCAAGGCTGGCTATGCAGCTTCGATGGCTGACGCTGTCGCTGCCTATGACAGCGGCGAAAACATCCTGTTCTACACATGGACTCCGAACTGGACGGTCAATGAACTCGTCCCGGGCGAAGACGTGATGTGGATCGAAGTTCCTGAAGTCGACCTGCCCGATATGAGCATGGCCGATGCAGCGACCATGGATGGCGTTGAAGGTTGCGTAAACGATCCGTGCACGCTCGGCTTCCCGGCCAACGACATCGTGCCGGTCGCCAACTCGGCGTTCCTCGAAGAGAACCCTGCCGTTCGCGCACTGCTCGAAAGCGCATCGATCCCGCTCGCGGACATCTTTGCCCAGAACGCTGCCATGAACGAGGGTGACGACGATATCGAAGCCCAGGCTGCTCAGTGGATCGAAGACAACCGCGACATGGTCGACGGCTGGCTCGAAACTGCACGCGGCGCCGCTTCGTAAGCGACGCTTCAGCGTTCAATATGAGAAGGCCGGGGTATGCGCCCCGGCCTTCTTTTGTTCAGGGATAGGGCTTGAAGTGCTTGGAAAGCTTGAGGCTCTGGGCCTGATAGTTCGAGCCGAGCGCTGAGCCGTAGAGCGTCTTTGGCCGTTCGGCCATCTTCTCGTAAATCAGGCGCCCGATGGTCTGGCCGTGACCCAGAAGGAACGGGACTTCGCGGCTACGAACCTCGAGCACGGCACGTGAACCGGTGCCTCCGGCGGCCGAGTGGCCAAAGCCGGGATCGAAGAACCCGGCATAATGGACGCGGAATTCACCGACCAGCGGGTCGAACGGCACCATTTCGGCCGCGTAATCGGGCGGAACATGTACGCTTTCGCGTGAAACGAGAATGTAGAATTCGTCGGGGTCCAAGATCAACTCGCCCGAGCCGCGATTGACCAGAGGTTCCCAGTAATCGAGGACGTCCAGAGCGTTCTTTTTGTCGACATCGACAACCGCCGTATGGCGCTTTGAGCGGAAGCCAATCAGGCCCGAGCGCCCTTCGCCGATCAGATCGATCGATAGCGAGACCCCCTCGCCCACATCCATGTTGGGATCGAAAACCAGCGTCTGTTCGGCGTGCAAGGCCTTGTGGCCAGCGGCGTCGAGACGCGCGTCTCCGACCCGGAACCGCATCTGGGACAGGCGCGAGCCGGTGCGCACCAGCACCGGGAAGGTGCGGGGGGAAATTTCGAGATAGAGCGCCCCCTTATATCCGGCGGGCACGATATCGAAGCTGCGCGCGGCGTCGGATATGACGCGGGTAAAGATATCGAGCCGTCCGGTGGAAGATTTGGGATTGGCCGATGCGCTGACCGTTTCAGGCAGGTCGAGGCTCTCGAGGAGTGGCACGATATAGACACAACCGCGTTCGAGCACCGCGCCTTTGGTCAGGTCGATCTGGTGAAGCTTTAGCGTTTCTATGCGCTCGGTCACCGTCTTGCCTGGTCCGGGCAGAAAGCTCGAGCGGACGCGAAAGGCGGTTTCACCAAGCCGCAGATCGAGGCTCGCGGGCTGGATCTGATCGGCGTCATAGGGCCGGCCGGCGCTGATGGCGCCCTGATCGGACAAGTTCTGGATCAGCCGGGTGGAAAATACCCCGGTCGGCCAAGTGTTGTTCATATCCCCATGCGCCTCATGCAAACCCTTTGGACTGGCTTAGCAATTGAGGCGATTGACGCCAAGCGCCATTTGGGAGTAACTCAGTGCTGACTGCGTTTCCAGCGCGGTTGGTGGTGATTTGGCCGGTCCGATTGCAGGCCACCAAGGGCGTTGCTGTGCAATGCCTTCGTTTTTTCTGGTCGGGTTGCCGAACCACAAAAGTGCGTCTCACTTTTGCTGGCAATCCTCCGGGAAACATCTCTGCTAAAGTGACCAGTTCGAACCGGCCGCATCGCGCGCCGGTTTTTTTGTTTTGAGGTAAACCCATGTCGGACAGGACAAGCAACCCGCTCTTCGATCACAAGCACCGCAAGGCGCAGACGATGATGGTGCATGGCGGCATGGAACGCTCCCAGCATGGGGAGACCTCCGAGGCGATCTTTTTCAATTCCGGTTTTGTCTATCCCACCTCGGGCAGCGCCGAGGCGCGCTTCAAGGGCGAGGAGCCCGGACACATCTATTCGCGCTTTTCCAACCCGACCGTTGAAATGTTCCAGCAGCGGGCCGCGCTGCTCGAAGGGGCCGAAGCGGCCCGTGCCACCGCCACCGGCATGGCTGCGGTGACAACGGCTGTAATGAGCCAGCTTCGGGCGGGCGACCACGTGGTTGCGGCGCGCGCCCTGTTCGGCGGATGTCGGTTCGTGGTCGAGAACTACATGCCGCGCTGGGGCGTTGAATCGAGCCTTGTCGATGGCCGCGACCCGGAAAATTTCGCGCGCGCCATGCGGCCCAACACCAAGGTGGTGTTTGTCGAGACCCCGACCAACCCAACGCTCGAACTGGTGGATCTTAGGGCCGTTGCCGAGATTGCCCATGCCCACAATGCCGTGCTGATCGTCGACAATGTCTTTGCGACGCCGGTCTGGCAGAAGCCGCTGGAGCTGGGCGCCGATCTGGTCACCTATTCGGCCACCAAGCATATCGATGGGCAGGGCCGGGCGATGGGTGGGCTCATCCTGGGCAGCAAGGAGCTGATCGAAGCCGATGTGCATACAATCATCCGCCAGACCGGCCCTTCGATCTCTCCCTTCAACGCCTGGGTGCTGCTCAAGGGGCTCGAAACCCTGTCGCTGCGCGTCAAAGCAATGACCGAGAGTGCGGAGAAAATCGCCAATTTCCTGGCCAATCACCCCAAGATCGAGTCCATCTCCTATCCCTTTCATCCTTCGCATCCGCAATATGAACTGGCCAAACGGCAGATGGGCGCCGGCTCGACGCTGGTGGCGCTGACGCCAAAGGGTGGCAAGCAGGCAGCATTTGCCCTGGCCGATGCGCTGGCGATCATTGCGATTTCCAACAATCTGGGCGATGCCAAATCGATCATTTCCCACCCGGCAACGACCACGCATCAGCGCTTCACGCCAGAGGAGAAAGTTGAGATGGACATCACCGACGGGCTGCTGCGGCTTTCGGTCGGGCTCGAGGATGCCGACGATCTGATCGCCGATCTTTCGTTCGGTCTCGAACAGGTCTAGTCTTCACACTCTCTTTAGGCGGCAGGGCGCAGCACAGTCGGGCATGGATTTTCGCACGATCTTTTCGGCCATCGGTGCCCTGACGGCAGCGCTCGGTCTTGCCATGCTGCTGCCTGCCTTTGCCGATCTGGTTGTGGGCAACGAAGACTGGCTGGTGTTCCTCACGGCCTCGCTGATCACCATGATCTTCGGGGCGGGGCTGTGGGCTTCATCAACAGGGCACAAATCGGACCTCAATCTGCGTCAGGCGTTCCTGATGACAGTTTCGATCTGGGTGGTGCTCACCATCTTCGGGGCGCTACCGCTCTACATGTCCAATCTGGACCTGAGCTTTACCGACGCGATGTTCGAGGCCATGTCGGGGATCACCACCACCGGTTCGACGGTCATCACAACGCTCGACACCACCGCGCCCGGCATCCTTTTGTGGCGAGGATTGCTGCAATGGTTCGGAGGTCTGGGAGTGGTCGTCATGGCAATTGCCGTTCTGCCCATGTTGCGGGTGGGCGGCATGCAGATGTTTCGCGCCGAAGCGTTCGAGACGCCCGACAAGATCCTTCCCGCTGCCGCTCAGATCGCCACGGCCATGGTGATCGTCTATTGCATTTTGACCTTTGCCTGCGCCGTCGCCTATTGGCTGGCCGGCATGGGGGCGTTCGATGCCGTCGTCCATTCGCTTTCGACCGTTGCCACTGGGGGCTTTTCCACCCGTGATGCATCGCTGGGCGCTTTCGACCAGCCAGCGATCCATTATGTTTCGGTCGTCTTCATGATCCTGGGTGCTCTACCCTTCGTGCTTTATGTCGGCATGCTGCAAGGCTCGTTCGGGCAGTTGTTTCGAGACTCCCAGGTCCGGCTGTTCCTCTACCTGATCGGCCTGGCCACAGTGATCGTGGTTTTCGTGCAGTTGACCGGCGACATTGCCCGAGGTGAGGAAGCGTTCCGTCACGGGCTGTTTTCGGTGGTCTCTATCATGACCGGCAGCGGCTTCGGGGTCGCCGATTTTTCGGCATGGGGCCCGCTGGCCGTCTCTTTGTTCTTTGTCGTCATGTTCATCGGCGGCTGCACGGGCTCGACTTCGTGCGGCATCAAGATTTTCCGCTTTCAGGTTCTGGCGCGCGATCTTTACCAACACATCCGCGAGATCGTCTTCCCCTCTCTGGTTTATGTCAAACGCTACAACGGACGCCCCCTGCCCGATACGGTTTCGACATCGGTGCAGAGTTTTGTGTTCATTTACTTTTCGAGCTTCCTTTTGCTCGCGGTGCTGCTGTCATTGTCCGGCCTCGAGCCTCTGGACTCACTGGGCGCCGCGGCGACGGCAATTTCCAATGTCGGGCCGGCGCTCAGCCCCGAATTGGGACCGGCGGGAAGCTTTGCTGGCGTTTCCGACGTTACCAAATGGCTTTTGACCCTCGGCATGCTGGTGGGCCGGCTCGAAGTGCTTATGGTGTTG
Protein-coding regions in this window:
- a CDS encoding TrkH family potassium uptake protein is translated as MDFRTIFSAIGALTAALGLAMLLPAFADLVVGNEDWLVFLTASLITMIFGAGLWASSTGHKSDLNLRQAFLMTVSIWVVLTIFGALPLYMSNLDLSFTDAMFEAMSGITTTGSTVITTLDTTAPGILLWRGLLQWFGGLGVVVMAIAVLPMLRVGGMQMFRAEAFETPDKILPAAAQIATAMVIVYCILTFACAVAYWLAGMGAFDAVVHSLSTVATGGFSTRDASLGAFDQPAIHYVSVVFMILGALPFVLYVGMLQGSFGQLFRDSQVRLFLYLIGLATVIVVFVQLTGDIARGEEAFRHGLFSVVSIMTGSGFGVADFSAWGPLAVSLFFVVMFIGGCTGSTSCGIKIFRFQVLARDLYQHIREIVFPSLVYVKRYNGRPLPDTVSTSVQSFVFIYFSSFLLLAVLLSLSGLEPLDSLGAAATAISNVGPALSPELGPAGSFAGVSDVTKWLLTLGMLVGRLEVLMVLVLFTPRFWRA